The DNA region TTGTGGTGCTCTTGATGAGGTATTCTTTTGCACCTAATGAAACTGCCTTATCTATCTCCTCAGGGAGGATTCGGGATGAGACAATCACAACTGGTATGCGTTTGAGCTCCGGGTTTGCCCTCATAATCTGCATGAGCTTGAAGCCATCGACCTTATCGAGGTGAGGGTCAAGGACTACAATATCGGGTCTTATCTGCTGAAGGGTTCTGAATGCCTGTAACCCGTTTTCAGCCTCATGCACCAAAAAGCCGTCCTGAAGGAGACGGTTTTTGTATATCTCTTTTGTCTGGCTGTTGGCATCTGCTACAAGGACTTTTTTTGAGTGCTCCAAAGGTGCTTTGGTCTTGGTATAAATCAAAGCCTTTATCAGCATAATGTTTTCTGGAAACTTATTCAGGTTCAGGAATTTGACTCCTATGCCTATACCGGACTCTATATGCTGTATTCCAGACTTAACATTTATGCGTTTTCCACTTATGTCAAAGTCAAGGTCGACAACCGCCCCAGGCACAAAATCAGCAAGGCTATGGATATACATGCCGGCTTCGCTTATATCGAGGGCGTATCCTTTTATAGCACCATTAATTATGACATCCTTCTGAAAGATTACCCTGCGTTTTTTTCTTTCTTCCATAGGGTATTTTACACCCTTACGCCATGTTTTTGGATAATTTTTAAAAACCCTCTTGCATTTTTCTTTATATCGCCCTTAAGTATTGCAGATGCCACTGCAACTGCATCCACACCTGTCTCAAGAACGGAGGGAAGGTTTTCTATATTAATTCCTCCGATTGCAACAACAGGGATATTCACTGCTGATTTAATCCTCCTGAGCATAGCTAAACCCTTAGGGGGTCCTGCATCTTTTGTTGTTGTATGAAATATGGGTCCAAAGCCGATATAGTCAGCTCCCTGTTTTTCAGCCCTTAGTGCCTCTTTAATGCTATGGGTTGAGACGCCTATTATCTTATCTTTGCCAAGAATCCTTCTTGCCTCGGCAATGGGCAGGTCTTCCTGACCTAAGTGAACCCCATCTGCATTAACTGCGAGTGCTATATCTACATAATCATTTACAATAAGTTTTGCACGGAAGTCTCTTGTGAGCCTTCTCAGGTTTAATGCCTCGTAGTAAAGCAGATGCCTGTTTTTTTGTTTTTCTCTGTACTGAACCCATCTGACCCCTGCCCTTAGTGCCATGAGGGTCATTTCAGCTGAAGAAAGAGGCGATGAAGAGGTCTCTGTGATAAAACAAATGCCTGTAAGGAACATCCTACTCTAAGGGGGCGGTTTCAACGGTCTTTTCCCTGCCATTCAGTTTGTCAACGAATGTAGTGGTGAAATTTCCGTTTATGAAATCGGTTGAGCTTAAAACCTTTTTATGAAATGGTATTGTGGTCTTTATGCCTTCTATTATGAACTCATCCAATGCCCTTTTTGCCTTTGACAGTGCCTCTTGCCTGTCTCCTCCATGGACAATGAGCTTTGCAACGAGTGAGTCATACTCGGATGGCACAACAGCACCACTGAAGGATGCAGTATCCACCCTTACCCCGGGGCCCCCTGGAGGGTAAAAGAATGTTATCTTTCCTGGTGAGGGGATGAACTTTTCTGGGTCCTCGGCATTAATCCTACACTCTATGGCATGTCCCTTTGGTTTTATCTGACTTTGTTTATAAATGAGCGGGAACCCTGCGGCAAGTCTTATCTGCTCTTTAATCAGGTCGATGCCTGTTACAGCCTCTGTCACAGGATGCTCTACCTGAATACGGGTGTTCATCTCCATAAAATAGATATTTCCTTCAGGGTCAACTATAAACTCTACCGTACCCAGGTTTCTGTATCTTAGTGCCCTTGCGGCTTTTACACCAAGCTCGCATAATTTCTTTCTGAACTTATCTGTGGAAAAAGGCGATGGAGATTCCTCTATGAGCTTCTGATGCCTTCTCTGAATAGAGCAGTCCCTTTCTCCGAGATGAATGATATTGCCTTTTGAGTCAGCCATAACCTGAACCTCTATATGTCTCGGCTCAGGAATATATTTTTCGACATAAAGCTCATTGTTTCCAAATGCAGTGAGTGCCTCTCTTTGTGCCATGTAAAATGCCTGCTCGATGCCTTCCTCCTCAGAGACTACCTTCATGCCTCTTCCGCCGCCTCCCTGAGATGCCTTAAGGATAACGGGGAACCCTATCTTCTTTGACACCTTCAAAGCCATCTCAACGGATTGAACCGGTCCGTCACTTCCAGGGACGATAGGGATACCCCTTCTTCTCATTATCTGTCTTGCCTTTGCCTTATCGCCTCCGAGCCTGATGTTCTCAGGGGTCGGACCAATAAAGACAATGCCTGAGCTTATACATGTCTCTGCAAAATGCGGGTTCTCGGATAGAAAACCATAGCCCGGATGTATTGCCTGGGTGTCTGTAATCTCTGCGGCTGTGAGAATTGCAGGTATGTTGAGGTAGCTCTGAAGTGGTGTTGCAGGCCCTATGCATATGGACTCATCCGAAAGACGGACATGCATGGTGTCCTTTTCTATATCAGAGTAAACGGAGACCGTCTTTATGTCTAATTCTTTGCACGCCCTGATGATTCTCACGGCAATCTCGCCTCTGTTTGCAATAAGGATTTTATTGAAAAGTTTCATCTATAGCTTCACCCTAAACCGGCTCGATGAGATACAAAGGCTCTCCGTATTCCACTGGCTGGGCATTTTCGACAAGTGCTCTGACAAGTATGCCGTCTGTGTCGCACTCTATCTCATTCATTAGTTTCATTGCCTCTATTATGCAAATTACCTGTCCTTTTTTGACCTTCGAGCCTGCCTCTACAAAAGGCGGGGAATCAGGCGAAGGAGACTTGTAAAATGTCCCTACCAAAGGTGCGGTTATCGTAATGAGTCGCTGTGTCTCTGCCTCTATCTCCTTTACTGAAGGGAGCCCTATCTGTGGAGGCTTCTTTATCTCGATAGATGTCATCATCCTCTCTCTTTTTATCCTTACCTTTGTGTTTTCCTTCTCTATCTGCAGGTCAGTGATGTCTGTATCTCTGAGAAGCTCTATTATTTTTTTGAGTTCATCGAGTTCCATTATCTCACCCTTTCTATATATTGTCCTGTCCTTGTGTCAACCTTTATGATATCTCCCTCGTTTATGTGAAAAGGCACCTTTACCACTGCGCCTGTCTCAAGCGTAGCTGGTTTTGAGCCTGCTACTGCCGTATCCCCTCTGAATGCAGGCTCTGTCTCTTTGATAGAAAGCTCAACGAATGTTGGCATTTCTACTGCAATTGGTGCCTCCTTAAAGTAGAGGATGCTGACTACAGTGTTTTCCTTAAGATATTTTCTTGCCTCCTTGAGCAGTTCCTCTGAGAGTAAGACCTGCTCGTATGTCTCTACATCCATAAAATAATATACCTTATCCTCTTTGTAAAGGTACTGCATTTTTTTTTCCTCTAAAGAAGGCGTCTCAAACTTCTCTCCAGACCTGAATGTCTCCTCTAAGACCGAGCCTGAGACGAGGCTCTTTAGCTTTGTTCTTACGATAGCGCCTCCTC from Nitrospirota bacterium includes:
- the efp gene encoding elongation factor P produces the protein MISTSDFRRGLKIQHKAEPYEIVDFQHVKMGRGGAIVRTKLKSLVSGSVLEETFRSGEKFETPSLEEKKMQYLYKEDKVYYFMDVETYEQVLLSEELLKEARKYLKENTVVSILYFKEAPIAVEMPTFVELSIKETEPAFRGDTAVAGSKPATLETGAVVKVPFHINEGDIIKVDTRTGQYIERVR
- the accB gene encoding acetyl-CoA carboxylase biotin carboxyl carrier protein, yielding MELDELKKIIELLRDTDITDLQIEKENTKVRIKRERMMTSIEIKKPPQIGLPSVKEIEAETQRLITITAPLVGTFYKSPSPDSPPFVEAGSKVKKGQVICIIEAMKLMNEIECDTDGILVRALVENAQPVEYGEPLYLIEPV
- the accC gene encoding acetyl-CoA carboxylase biotin carboxylase subunit; protein product: MKLFNKILIANRGEIAVRIIRACKELDIKTVSVYSDIEKDTMHVRLSDESICIGPATPLQSYLNIPAILTAAEITDTQAIHPGYGFLSENPHFAETCISSGIVFIGPTPENIRLGGDKAKARQIMRRRGIPIVPGSDGPVQSVEMALKVSKKIGFPVILKASQGGGGRGMKVVSEEEGIEQAFYMAQREALTAFGNNELYVEKYIPEPRHIEVQVMADSKGNIIHLGERDCSIQRRHQKLIEESPSPFSTDKFRKKLCELGVKAARALRYRNLGTVEFIVDPEGNIYFMEMNTRIQVEHPVTEAVTGIDLIKEQIRLAAGFPLIYKQSQIKPKGHAIECRINAEDPEKFIPSPGKITFFYPPGGPGVRVDTASFSGAVVPSEYDSLVAKLIVHGGDRQEALSKAKRALDEFIIEGIKTTIPFHKKVLSSTDFINGNFTTTFVDKLNGREKTVETAPLE
- a CDS encoding response regulator, which codes for MEERKKRRVIFQKDVIINGAIKGYALDISEAGMYIHSLADFVPGAVVDLDFDISGKRINVKSGIQHIESGIGIGVKFLNLNKFPENIMLIKALIYTKTKAPLEHSKKVLVADANSQTKEIYKNRLLQDGFLVHEAENGLQAFRTLQQIRPDIVVLDPHLDKVDGFKLMQIMRANPELKRIPVVIVSSRILPEEIDKAVSLGAKEYLIKSTTTPIKLSETIKRILKEVK
- the thiE gene encoding thiamine phosphate synthase — its product is MFLTGICFITETSSSPLSSAEMTLMALRAGVRWVQYREKQKNRHLLYYEALNLRRLTRDFRAKLIVNDYVDIALAVNADGVHLGQEDLPIAEARRILGKDKIIGVSTHSIKEALRAEKQGADYIGFGPIFHTTTKDAGPPKGLAMLRRIKSAVNIPVVAIGGINIENLPSVLETGVDAVAVASAILKGDIKKNARGFLKIIQKHGVRV